A DNA window from Clavibacter sepedonicus contains the following coding sequences:
- a CDS encoding YraN family protein: protein MTREQDLGRRGEDLAAQHLIERGYALVERNWRCREGEVDLVMTHGGTTVLVEVKTRAGLRYGHPLEAVTRAKAARLRVLAGLWRQAHPERRGPVRIDVVGVVWPRGGQPSVEVVRSAC from the coding sequence ATGACACGCGAGCAGGACCTGGGACGACGCGGCGAGGATCTCGCCGCACAGCATCTGATCGAACGCGGCTACGCGCTCGTCGAGCGCAACTGGCGGTGCCGCGAGGGCGAGGTCGACCTCGTGATGACCCACGGGGGCACGACCGTGCTCGTGGAGGTCAAGACGCGGGCGGGGCTCCGCTACGGGCATCCGCTCGAGGCGGTCACGCGCGCGAAGGCCGCACGGCTCCGGGTCCTCGCCGGCCTCTGGCGCCAGGCGCATCCTGAGCGGCGCGGGCCGGTGCGGATCGACGTGGTCGGGGTCGTCTGGCCCCGGGGCGGACAGCCGTCGGTCGAGGTCGTGCGGAGCGCCTGCTGA
- a CDS encoding ribonuclease HII, translating to MPVADPTFEIEHELLGAGAALVIGCDEVGRGALAGPVAVGMAAVGPDADAFPVGLRDSKMLSEKRREALHPLVSAWAGHSAVGMASAEEVDALGITACLGLAGRRALVELHHLGVPLLDSVVLLDGSHDWLTPALVHPVPVRLRVKADRDCASVAAASVLAKVHRDRLMAAWHEESPEYGWAGNKGYGSPAHLDVIRANGASRIHRRTWLTGVLASPGA from the coding sequence ATGCCGGTCGCCGATCCGACGTTCGAGATCGAGCACGAGCTGCTCGGCGCCGGCGCCGCCCTCGTCATCGGCTGCGACGAGGTCGGGCGCGGTGCCCTCGCCGGCCCGGTCGCGGTGGGCATGGCGGCTGTCGGCCCCGACGCGGATGCGTTCCCGGTGGGCCTGCGGGACTCGAAGATGCTCAGCGAGAAGCGCCGAGAGGCCCTGCACCCGCTGGTGTCCGCGTGGGCGGGGCACTCCGCGGTCGGCATGGCGTCAGCCGAGGAGGTGGATGCGCTCGGGATCACGGCCTGCCTCGGCCTCGCCGGGCGGCGTGCGCTCGTCGAGCTGCACCACCTCGGCGTGCCGCTCCTCGACAGCGTGGTGCTCCTCGACGGGTCCCACGACTGGCTCACGCCCGCGCTCGTGCATCCGGTGCCGGTGCGGCTCCGCGTCAAGGCCGACCGCGACTGCGCGTCGGTGGCCGCGGCGTCGGTGCTCGCCAAGGTGCACCGCGACCGCCTGATGGCCGCGTGGCACGAGGAGTCGCCCGAGTACGGCTGGGCAGGCAACAAGGGCTACGGGAGCCCGGCCCACCTCGACGTGATCCGCGCGAACGGGGCGTCGCGGATCCACCGGCGCACGTGGCTCACCGGCGTCCTGGCTTCCCCGGGTGCCTGA
- the lepB gene encoding signal peptidase I → MTDSTAPVGTRSSGRHSGSGSRGWKTFLRDVIVIFVVALLVSILIKAFLIRSFYIPSASMEDTLQINDRIVVNQLTPRLMPLQHGDVVVFRDPGGWLTPSPEVDKPPLAAAVDWALTTVGLSASDSNDHLIKRLIGLPGDHVVCCNSLGQMSVNDVPLDEPYLKLVPGDTRASDVDFDVTVPADSLWVMGDNRGNSADSRYNVDGPTKGFVPIDHVVGRAFVITWPIDRWSILSDHPETFGDVPDAVPAG, encoded by the coding sequence ATGACAGACAGCACGGCACCCGTGGGGACGAGATCCTCGGGCAGGCACAGCGGCAGCGGGTCGCGTGGATGGAAGACGTTCCTCCGGGACGTCATCGTCATCTTCGTGGTGGCCCTCCTGGTATCCATCCTGATCAAGGCGTTCCTGATCCGGTCCTTCTACATCCCCTCGGCGTCGATGGAGGACACCCTCCAGATCAACGACCGCATCGTCGTCAATCAGCTGACTCCGCGGCTGATGCCGCTCCAGCACGGCGACGTCGTGGTGTTCCGTGATCCGGGCGGTTGGCTGACGCCGTCGCCTGAGGTCGACAAGCCGCCTCTCGCGGCCGCCGTCGACTGGGCGCTCACCACGGTGGGCCTCTCCGCGTCCGACAGCAACGACCACCTCATCAAGCGCCTCATCGGGCTGCCGGGCGACCATGTCGTCTGCTGCAACTCCCTCGGCCAGATGAGCGTCAACGACGTGCCCCTCGACGAGCCGTACCTGAAGCTCGTCCCCGGCGACACGCGCGCGTCCGACGTCGACTTCGACGTCACCGTCCCTGCGGACTCCCTCTGGGTGATGGGCGACAACCGCGGCAACTCCGCGGACTCGCGCTACAACGTCGACGGTCCCACGAAGGGCTTCGTGCCCATCGACCACGTGGTCGGCCGCGCGTTCGTCATCACCTGGCCCATCGACCGCTGGTCGATCCTCAGCGACCACCCCGAGACGTTCGGCGACGTGCCCGACGCGGTCCCCGCCGGCTGA
- a CDS encoding DUF2469 family protein, producing MDDDEFEDYDREVELALYREYRDIVSQFKYVVETERRFYLANEVELVRRDTEHDFYFELSMTDVWVWDVYRSDRFVKSVRVLTFKDVNVEELSAKEFELPKELAIDE from the coding sequence ATGGATGACGACGAGTTCGAGGACTACGACCGCGAGGTGGAGCTCGCGCTCTACCGGGAGTACCGGGACATCGTGTCCCAGTTCAAGTACGTGGTCGAGACCGAGCGGCGCTTCTACCTCGCCAACGAGGTCGAGCTGGTGCGCCGCGACACGGAGCACGACTTCTACTTCGAGCTGAGCATGACCGACGTGTGGGTCTGGGACGTGTACCGCTCCGACCGCTTCGTGAAGTCCGTGCGCGTGCTCACCTTCAAGGACGTGAACGTCGAGGAGCTGTCGGCGAAGGAGTTCGAGCTCCCCAAGGAGCTCGCCATCGACGAGTAG